The genomic interval TGTATCTTTTGATATATTTGGGGTTATGTGCTTGATGCCATGATATTGAAATTTATACAGTTGTTTGATTTGTTGTGCTCTTTATATTATCTGTATTTGAACTTCTTGCactgtttatttttaataaatttttaacttaaacaaaaaaaaacttcttgCACTGACATTTGTGCATGATCCAAGATAATTGTTATCAACTTATTTCTAGACTGAATTTTGTTCACTGACATTTGTGCATGATCCAAGAAGTTTTGTGGAATATATTGGAAGTTAACATATTCGCTATCCCTTGGAATGAatgttgaaataaattttttaagtttatataaTTGAATTCTAGAATGAATTGTATCTATTGATATATTTGGGGTTATGTGCTTGATGCCATGATATTGAAATTTAtacatttgtttgatttgttGTGCTCTTTATATTATCTGTATTTGAACTTCTTGCAccgtttatttttaataaatttttaacttaaaaaaaacttCTTGCACTGACATTTGTGCATGATCCAAGATAATTGTTATCAACTTATTTCTAGACTGAATTTTGTTCACTTAGTTGGAATATATTGGAAATTAACATATTTGCTATCCCTTGGAAGGAAGCTTCATCTTTTCATCCTTATCAGCTATGGTTCAAATGTAATTTTTGTGCAGGATGATGATGGTGATAATGCTTTCCATATAGCAGCAGAGACAGCAAAAATGATACGTGAAAATTTGGACTGGCTTATTGTTATGCTAATGAATCCCGATGCTGATATTGAAGTCAGAAACCACAGGTAAAGTCACAAGCTCGCAGCTGAAGACACTATTTTCgtcaaatttcaattattttgaagttttcttAATCATCTGAATAATTAATCTCAAAACAAACATAGAATCCGTGTTCAACTTTTAATTGTTAGTCCACATCAACATattaaacacattaaattcCAAATCATTACTGTGACTGATAGGTTTGTTTTGTTATAGTGGCAAGACACTACGGGACATCTTAGAGGCTTTACCCCGAGAATGGATATCCGAAGATCTGATGGAGGCACTCATGAATAGAGGAGTTCATTTATCTTCGACAATGTGTGTGGAAGACATCATTTTCTGGATTATTTTCACTAGATATAATATTTGTTGTCTATTCATATGCAACAAATATGCATTAAAATTTGTTTGCTTGTTACTATATAGATTTGAAGTGGGAGATTGGGTGAAGTTTAAAAGAACTGTCACAACTCCAACATACGGGTGGCAAGGTGCTAGAGCAAAGAGTGTTGGCTTTGTGCATAGTGTTCCAGACAGAGATAATCTCATCGTTTCATTTTGTTCGGGGGACGTTCATGTTCTGACAAATGAAGTTGTAAAAGTCGTTCCATTGGACAGGGGCCAACATGTACAACTGAAAGAAGATGTAAAAGAGCCTAGGTATGGTTTTTCATTACTGCAATACTCAATTGTGTATGCAATGTAATGgcatttttatgttatatgtcTGTGGTGGGGGGTTTCTTTTATCTTCATTGAACGCATACAGATTGCAGAGATTCTGTTATGTGGAGGAGTTTATGTTCCTCTTAATAACAATTCTTTTGGTTtatcatgtatttttttcttatgagaAAAACAttagaagaaaaattaaaaacaaaggaaaagatatacagagaaaacaaaataagaggGAGAAGAGAACATAACCCAATAGAGCACCCGTATCTATCTCAATGCCTGTTAAAGTTATAGGGTTTAGGTGAGGAAGGAAAAAAGTTGAGAATAAAGGAAGGAATATAAGACATTTGATTGGTATGGtgcaagaaaaaagaaaatcccCTGACCTCTATATATGCAAAAAAAGGTTAAGTACTAGATTCCTGATCTTAATatgtgttgaaaatatatttatatttattacatatcatgtaaatagggataatgtctcctatatttatttttgtatttattgccttgagcctatataaaacagactccgttgtgtagttcagacacacggtttcaccatacgtctctcattttctcttattcaacatggtatctagagcctattaagAGAGACAACCCTATACCGTGATTACCTCAGGACCCACTGTCCAtcggtgagattttttttttcccgatagACTGTGTCCCAATTCCGGTTTACCTTTTCTTTGTCGTTTTTCGTTCATTTTTTCAGCAAATCAGTCAACTGTTCATCGCACGACACTGTTCATCGCGTCGACACTGTTCACCGCACATAGTAcgtttcataaaaaaaaaaacctcttCCGCCATTGTTTCGCTGCTGGTTTTAGGTAATTTCTTATTGATTATGGCTACTTATGATGATTTTCTTCGGTGGGTATAGTATTGTTAGAACTCGAGTTCCGTTGTTTCGGCTGCACAAAGTGTTAATTCACTTGTTTGCATCTCACCTTCTCCTATCCCATGGATTCTCGATTTTGGTGCATCTGATCACATTACTGGTAATAAGACTCTTTTCTCCTCTCTCACAACATCTGGTTATTTACTTAGGATAGTCTCAGCCAATGGTTCCCAAACATAGTCTCAAGGGATTGACACTGTCCAAATCCTCCCTACTCTATTAGTTACATCTGTCATTTATGTGTCTGGAtgtccatttaatttaatttctatcagtCAATTGACTCGTTCTGATGATTGTTTTGTCACATTTACTAATTGCAATGTTACTTTGCAAGATCGAATATCAGGACGACAAATTGGTGTCGGATGTGAGTCTAATGGCCTTTATTATCGCTCAAACCAATCAACAGCATGCCCTACAACATATTCTCCTCTTACTATACATGCTCAGTTAGGTCATCCGAGTCTTCCCAAACTTCAACAATTAGTACCCAATCGAACCAAATTATCTAGCTTaaattgtgagtcgtgtcagATAGGGAAATACACTTGTAGTCGTTTACCTGATCGAGCTAATAAACGAGCTTCCTCCTtgtttgctttagttcactcagaTGTTTGGCGCCCCTCTCGTACTATTTCCACTCTTGACtctagatattttgttacctttattgataatttttcccgttgtacgtggttattttttatgaaaataggtctgaattattttctatttttgaacaattttataaggaaattaaaactcaatttggtgtaTCCATTCGCACTTTGCGCAATGATAATGCCCGTGAATgtttgtcccatcaatttcaaaattttatgacctctaacgacattcttcatcaaacatcttgtgctcatacacctcaacaaaatggagtagCCGAACACAAAAATCGGCACCTTATTGAAACCACTTGTACTCTCCTTCTTCATGGTAATGTACCATCTCGCTTTTGGGGGGATGCTGTTCTAACGGCGTGCTATCTTATAAATCGCATGCCTTCGTTTGCTCTTGATAACAAAGTCTCTCACTCGATCCTCTTCCCAGGTACCCCTCTTCACTCACTTTCTCTTCGGGTCTTCGGATCTACATGTTTTGTCCACAATCTCACTCCAGGCCTTGATAAACTTTCAGCTCGATCACTAAAATGTGTCTTTCTTGGTTATTATCGGTCCCAAAAAGGatatcgttgttattctcctaaTCTTAGACGATATCTCATATCGGctgatgtcacattttttgagtCTATTACATACTATGAGTTGCTTCCTGCTTCTTTGTCTGCAACTATTCCTCTGGACCTACCATAATCTATTTCACCTTCTCTTTTACCACTAGAGCCTATTACGTATGCCCCACCTGAGACACCTCAGGTGGCCCCTCCCATTGTCCCACTTGAGATTCCTCTTGTTGATCCTCCAACTATACAACCTCTTCAGACATACCGTTGTCGTCAACCATTGGTTGTACATGTCCCTACACTCGTTCTTGATACCGAGGTCATTCCAGACGCTCCTTCACCGCCACCTCATTCTTTATTGGATCCGACCcttgatattcctattgctaTTCGTAAAGGTATACGTCCTACTCGTAATTCATCCCCTCATTACATTGGTTTGAGTtaccatcgtctttctcctttgcattatacttgtttgtcttctgtttctattcctaaatctccaggtgaagctttatctcacccagagtggagacaagcaatgattgacgagatgtgtgcacttcagagtagtggtacatgggaattggttcctttaccgcctggaaagtctttagtaggatgtcgttggctttatacggtgaaagttggtcttgatggtaagattgatcctTTGAAAGATCGTTTGGTGGCAAAAGGGTACACTCAAATTTTTGGCCTCGATTACAGTGATACTTTCTCCCCTGTGGCTAAGATGGCCTCTGTTAGACTACTCCTCTCTATTGCAGCCATCAGACATTGGTCTCTACaccaacttgacattaaaaatgattttttgcatGGTGACCTTGAAGAAAAAGTGTATATGGAGGAACCACTtgggtttgttgctcaggggaagtcctctaccatggtttgttgacttcagaggtctctctatggtcttaaacagtctcctcgagcttggtttggtaGATATAGCACAACAGTGCAACAATTTGGCATGATTCGAAGTGAAGCTGATCATTCTCTTTTCTATCGCCACTCAACCTAAGGgtgcatttacttgattgtatatgtagatgatattgtcaTAAATGGGCATACTCCGgttgaaacaacatttatctcatcagtttcaaactaaagatcttggcaagctccgttacttcttgggtattgaggtagcccaatctaaggacgacttagtaatttcacaaagaaaatatgccatggatattcttgaagagacaTGTTTATTGAGGGTTAAGCCGGTTgacactcctatggatccaaatgtcaaacttcTACCTAATCATGGGGAGCCACTTTCAGATTCAGGGAGATACAGAAGATTGGCTGGtaaattaaactatctcacgGTCACCCGTCAAGACATTTCTTTTGCAGTCAGTGTGGTAAGCCAATTCTTAAACTCTCCTTGTCAAGACATTTCTTTTGCAGTTAGTGTGGTAAGCCAATTCTTAAACTCTCCTTGTCAAGAACACTGAGATGCTGTGATACGaatcttgaaatacattaaaggtgctccaggaaaaggtctaatttatgaaaacagaggacatactcagatagttTGTTATTCAGATGCCGATTGGGCAAACTCATCCATTGATAGGCGATCTACTTCTGGGTATTGTGTATTTGTTGGaggaaacttaatatcttggaaaagtaagaaacaaagtgtagttgaaagatctagcgctgaagctgaatacaagGCTATGGTATTAGTGACCGTgagctcatttggttgaaacagttactcaaagagcttcaatttgaagggacaacacaaatgacattaatatgtgataatcaagcagcattgcacattgcctctaatctggtttttcatgagaggaccaaacatattgagatagattgtcaCTTTGTAAGGGAGAAGATCGAATCAGGCGATATCACCACTAGCTTTGTTAATTCCAATGATCAATTGACAGATGTATTCACTAAGTCCCTGAGAGGTCCTCGaatcagttatatatgtaacaagcttgatgcatatgatttatatactccagcttgagggggagtattgaaaatatatttatatttgttacatatcatgtaaataggggtgatatctcccatatttatttttgtatttattgccttgagcctatataaaacagactctGTTGTGTAGTTtagacacacggtttcaccatatgtctctcattttctcttattcaacaatATGATTCATAGCAAGTTGAGAATCACTGGCAATATGATTCACCACAAGTATGAATATCATAATATCATTTGGGTAAGGTCATCATCAACTTAATCATCTACAGGACTAAATGGTGAAACAATCATTAGCATTGAAGTTGGATTTGGGATTGACTCTTCCAAAATGGAATGTACTTTATAGTTTGTTATAGATGGGCATGTATCATATCAAAATCTCAACACATGCTTACATTTTAAAAGACAAGCgacattttattttagtgtttCAGTGACTAGAATACATCATAGATTCATAGCCAATAGGAATTTAAGGCAGACTCTGAAAATTAAGAAGGAAATGATTATATCAGGCAAACTTGTGCCTTTACTGTTAAATTCTGTTAATTGGGCCTTGTGCATGCCATGCTTTCAACCATTTGCCTTTGATTCTGATGACTATTGTCTCTTTTAGGTTTGGTTGGCGTGGGCAGTCACGTGACAGCATTGGGACAGTTTTATGTGTTGACGATGATGGAATCCTCCGTGTTGGGTTTCCTGGAGCATCCAGAGGATGGAAAGCTGACCCAGCAGAGATGGAGCGGGTTGAGGAGTTCAAGGTTGGAGATTGGGTTCGTATTCGTCCAACCCTTACATCTGCAAAACATGGATTAGGATCTGTGACACCAGGAAGCATTGGCATTGTATATTGTATCCGACCTGACAGTAGTCTGTTAATTGAATTGAGCTATCTTCCAAATCCATGGCATTGTGAACCAGAGGAGGTTGAGCATGTTCCTCCTTTTAGGGTAAGAAGAATATAAGCTTATTTTAATTCTGACTAACTATTTAAGTTCTGTTTTTGTCACGTGACTTGTATTTGTCTTACAGATTGGTGATAGGGTGTGTGTGAAGCGATCAGTCGCAGAACCTAGATATGCTTGGGGTGGTGAGACACATCATAGTGTTGGAAAAATAAGTGAGATTGAGAATGATGGTCTCTTAATAATAGAAATACCAAATCGACCCATACCATGGCAAGCTGATCCATCAGATATGGAGAAGGTGGAAGATTTTAAGGTGACAATTCTTTTGGTTGATGTTGACCATTTGCttctattttaagtttaataccTTATATTTAATGTGTAATGTGTAATGCTTTATTAGTGTCGTGTTGtatttaaattgttaattaatatatttcaattgTTAATACCTTATATTTAATGTGTAATGTGTAATGCTTTATTAGTGTCGTGTTGtatttaaattgttaattaatatatttgaaagcAGGTTGGAGATTGGGTCAGAGTGAAAGCTTCAGTATCTTCTCCAAAATATGGTTGGGAAGATATTACAAGGAACAGTATTGGGGTAATTCATAGCTTGGAAGAAGATGGTGATATGGGTGTTGCCTTTTGCTTCAGAAGTAAACCTTTTTCTTGCTCAGTCACTGATGTGGAGAAAGTTCCTGCTTTAGAGGTGGGACAAGAAATTCATGTGATGCAATCTGTTTCTCAGCCACGACTTGGGTGGTCAAATGAAACTCCGGCTACTGTTGGAAAAATAGTGAGAATTGACATGGATGGTGCTCTCAATGTAAGCTTAGTTCTTTGCTATATTCTAATTTTTGCATGAAACCAAACCAATAATTTTCAAACTAATTATAACATATCAAGTGTCTTTCATAACTACAACTAAATAGGACCTAAACAATGATAGCCAAGATTGGTATTAAAGCTTATAAACGAAGCCTATATAATAGCATTTATCTGGGGGGATTTTGCCACTTTATATGGCTATAATCAAAGTTTTGTAAATAGTTTAGCTTTGTTGGGACTCCTAGCTATCTATGTTTTTTTGTAAGAAATTGAGAAAATTATTATACTAAAACACTGACCATTTCCACTGTCGGATTTGCTCAAGCATTGTATGAAACATTTCATTGACAATGTTAATATGTATTTCATCTTGAGGTTACAACAGTCAATAAGTGATTTAAATGTTTTGTTTGTAGGTGAGGGTCGCTGGTAGGCAGAGCTTGTGGAAAGTTTCTCCTGGAGATGCAGAACGACTTCCGGGATTTGAGGTTGGGGATTGGGTACGCTCTAAACCAAGCCTGGGAACTAGACCGAGTTATGACTGGAATAGTGTTGGGAGAGAGAGTTTAGCTGTTGTGCATAGTGTACAGGATTCTGGCTATTTGGAGTTGGCTTGTTGTTTCCGTAAAGGGAAGTGGATCACTCATTATACAGATGTTGAAAAGGTTCATAGCTTTAAAGTTGGGCAGTATGTTAGGTTCCGATCTGGTTTGGTTGAACCCAGGTGGGGTTGGAGAGGAGCTCAGCCTGAATCTCAAGGTATTATAACCAGTATTCATGCAGATGGAGAAGTCAGGGTCTCATTCTTTGGTTTGCCGGGGCTGTGGAAAGGCGATCCTTCAGATCTGCAGacagaaaaaatatttgaagtggGAGAATGGGTGAGATTGAAAGAAAACACAAATAATTGGAAATCAATTGGGCCAGGTAGTGTTGGTGTCGTTCAAGGAATAGGGTATGAAGGAGATGAAATTGACAGAAGCACTTTTGTTGGCTTTTGTGGGGAGCAAGAAAAATGGGTAGGACCTAGTTCCCATCTTGAAAGAGTTGACAAACTATTCGTGGGACAGAAGGTTAGAGTTAAACATTATGTAAAACAACCTAGATTTGGATGGTCAGGGCACACCCATGCTAGTATTGGGACTATACAAGCAATTGATGCTGATGGAAAGCTTCGAATATACACTCCAGCGGGTTCGAAAACATGGATGTTGGACCCATCAGAAGTGGAGGTGGTAGAAGAGAAGGAGCTCTGTATTGGAGACTGGGTAAAGGTTAGAGCATCAATTTCAACTCCAACCCACCATTGGGGGGAAGTGAGTCATTCAAGCATTGGGGTTGTACATCGGATGGAAGACGATAATTTATGGGTGGCATTCTGTTTTGTGGAGAGGTTATGGCTTTGTAAAGCATTGGAAATGGAACGGGTCAGGCCATTCAAAGTGGGTGACAAAGTAAGGATCAGAGATGGACTGGTATCGCCACGGTGGGGATGGGGGATGGAGACACATGCCAGCAAAGGACAGGTGGTAGGGGTAGATGCAAATGGCAAACTAAGAATAAGGTTCCGATGGAGGGAAGGTAGGCCTTGGATAGGAGACCCTGCTGATCTTGCCCTTGATGAGAACTGAGGTGCAATTTTATAGGTATATGGAATCTTGTATCATCATAACTTGATTTTTCTCATTCAAATATTTGGCCTATTGCTTTTTTGGGCCTGATCTCGTGCAAGCAATCAAAAGCTTTATGCAACCTACTACCAAGGTTGGAATGCATCTTGACCAGATTTGTTGACGTTAATGAACAGAGTGAAAGGATTGAAGTTATGGAGAAAGGAAAGATTGAGTTGCTGGCTGAGATATAGAGATTTAAGGCGAATTATTGGCAGTTGGCCCATTTATATTCATTATTACTCACATATATAAGTTTGTAGTTCCAGATTTTGAggtgtatatttatatatgtttatttaatattatattattgtaaaaaattgtACTCAGCGGCCAACTTATATGCATTTTTTATTCACTCATTATGCATAATTCATGAATTGAATTGATTCTATTATATGGCATATAGCATTTGCATTATAccaattgaaaattgaaaaaacaataacaaaaatactCAGACATGGTTGTGAGCTCTTGGGCCTCGTAGTCCAACACTACAGTTCAATGGGTCACGGCTTAGGGACAACACAGGAAAGTTGGCTTTTTTACCCCTTCAATTAATCCTGTACccctcatttaaaaattttatttttaaatgttcaaACTACCCTTGATAAAAcggtaaaaatttaaaagaattttttttactggaaatttcattatgaatgaaatttccggtagttataaatgaataccgaaaattatattattaaaattttatatattttttaaatatttttattattattttttaattatattaacaatattttattaatttttttattagatcggaataaaaataggagagagttgttaagaaaataagttgttattttataaaatattcctaaaaataggagtgagttgttaagaaaatatgttgttattttataggcaaaatattagggacacgtTTTGTTTGTGGCACATTTAGTCAACCATTTAATTTTAGGATGAATATTTGTggcaaaatattagggacacgtTTTGTTTGTGGCAAAATTTTAggatgtattttaataatataatttactttactttattattattattattattattattattattattattattattaatataatttattttattaattaatttataaataatattcggtattcatttataactaccggaaatttcattcattctgaaatttccggtaaaaaaatttcttttaaatttttacagttttatcaagggtagtttggacatttaaaaataaattttttaaatgaggaGTATAGGATTAATTGAGGGGTACAAAAGCCAACTTTCACAACACAGTTGTATTTGGACAAGTTTGTACTCCCACAATTAATCTTATACACCctaaaattgttaaaaacctaaaattgtcttaaaaaattttattgacagaatggtaaaaaaaattattttaaaatttcacccCCTCAACCAAATTTTCGGTATATAAAATAATCCATTAAAATTCGGTACACAAATATTCACTACtgaaaattttgtattttaaatttccGGTTGTACAATTATATTACCGAAAATTTTGCCACCAAATTTTCGGTAAAGTATTTAAAATACCGGAAATTTGTTCcatgaaattttcggtagttatatttatgttattggAAATTAGAAAATTCAAGTAGTTACATTTTTCttatcggaaatttcaaattttttaaatatcctGAAGTTACATTTATCTTACTGGAAATttcaatcttttaaaatatcttgtagtttttatttaattggaaaaataaaaaattcgatatgtaatttatttaatttttatttttttattttaaaatagggatgAAAAAACACAacggattttttttataataataacaatagtaataataaaaacaataataatagagtaaattatattaataatataaattaaattaaattgaacaaaaaaaatacattaaattaaagaataaaataccacagattgaaaaaaaaacattaaattcaaattttattattattaatttttatttattagaccgaaaagaaaaaaaaaaggagaaagttattataatataacaagTCATTTCTTTTTGCAAATctatttaacctcatttttttcttcaatttaatgtattttattttattttaataatagaattttttaattattttctccaCTTTAATGAATTTTggcaaaactgaggagaaataaaatggatgaactactttcacgattcagctaaaatagagggaccaaaactgcaattaagcctaatttgtattatttaatttatttgtagagttgagtctgctcattggagattgaaaaacatgctacaaactagttttggtgatttATGTAAAAGTTGAGATGttgtgaatatgatgttgaagaaccaaatatgtatcattcaatcttcttttcagaaaaccatcatGGATGTTGAGCACATGTATAATTCACCATTTTTTCGAAGTCTACATCACTGTGTATCAAggaaatgttttttaaaaattgacaaacaGTTGCAGAGGGTGAAGATTGTAGGAACTGACAAAACAAAATGCGGTTGGTCAATcagaacaactcatggattaccatgtgcttgtgagttgaCAAAGTTGCAGATATCTGAtaatgttatccctttagatagcattcatgtttttttggagaaatttaAGCATTGAGCATGAATTGAAGGATGAATAATCTTTATTAGAATATGACTTTTCAGAAGAGGTggaagcaatgaaagcgtacatgaaGAAACAAGATATTGTTGGTCAAAGGATATTCAGGGTAAATGTGCGTGAACTTGTATTTCTACATACaacatcaatacttgcaccacTTGAGAAGGTGAGAACCAAGGGAGCTAGTAAAAGGAAAAAAGATTTTGATACTCCTCGTGATccttcatattgggagtatgttgatgcctctcaACAATCTGCAAAGCAACCATCTCAACGTTATAGAAATCAATCAGCACAATGTTCTGCAAGGCAAACATCTCAACGTTCTGCAAATCAATGAGCACAATGTTCTTCAAGACAATCATATAACATACATTTTCCTAGTTTTATACATCAATATATTAAGGAGATAATAGATGTTGTGtctgatggaaattgtgggtttCGCGCAATTGCAACATTGTTAAGTTGGACTGAAGAATCTTGGCTTTTACATCGAacacaattggataaagagatcCATCTACATTAGGACCTTTATGCCAATGTGTTCGATGACAGTATTGAATCAGTGCAGAACTCGTTGAAAATTTCAGGATTGGGTGGTCAAGGAAAAAATAAGTGGATGACTATACCAaacttgggttacgtgatagcaacactatataatgtcatattggtgtTGTTGTCTCGTAATCAAAATATAACATTCTTTCCTCTAAACAAAACACCATCCAAAGAGTCTTCTCTTATCAATTTACTAGCAATTAGATTCGTAAATGAAAATCATTGGGTACAAGTAAAATTTATCATTGGTAGTTGTTTAATAAGTTAATGTTTAGTATTTTGTTCTTCagataaattaatgtttaatattttcttgttcagATCAAAATGAAGTCTGATTGTCCTTTGCCATCTACCTCGCAAAAATGGAGTGACTTTTGTAGTGAATGTGCAAAGACATGGGAAATAGCTTATGCAAGATGTATGAAGCATTGGGAACACATTGATCCATCGTTTATcaaatcatcttgtatttcattaaccaaagattaaaatttatgtttgaacattttatatttacgttttatcatttatctttttatcattGTCGTTTTATCATTTacattttaattcaaaataaaaaatcataaataacaaaattaaacacaataaCTAAAAATTTACGTGTTATATAACACAATCTTACATAACACAATAACTAATTGTCATACAAGCGGCATAATTCACTTAATATGTCTTGAATCTCACTAAATGGAGCTACCATATCTAAGGCCCTACGTGCAAGCTCATCTGCTCTACGGTCTTTACCAGCATGTACAGAAGATGATGGACCAGCATGTGCAACAACAGTAGGTGGATGGTGGATCAGAGG from Cicer arietinum cultivar CDC Frontier isolate Library 1 chromosome 5, Cicar.CDCFrontier_v2.0, whole genome shotgun sequence carries:
- the LOC101489954 gene encoding LOW QUALITY PROTEIN: E3 ubiquitin-protein ligase KEG (The sequence of the model RefSeq protein was modified relative to this genomic sequence to represent the inferred CDS: inserted 2 bases in 1 codon), encoding MKMKIPCCSVCQTRYNEEERVPLLLQCGHGFCRDCLSRMFAASSDASLTCPRCRHVSTVGNSVQALRKNYAVLSLIHSAADVSAAGDCDLTDEEEDGDDGEVDDGDDEKRRRNSRGSQTSSSGGCAPVIEVGAHQDLKLVRRIGEGRRAGVEMWTAVIGGGRCRHHVAVKKAVMIEGMDLDWMLGKLEDLRRASMWCRNVCTFHGAMKVDESLCLVMDRCYGSVQSEMQRNEGRLTLEQVLRYGADVARGVVELHAAGVVCMNLKPSNLLLDANGHAVVSDYGLATILKKPSCWKARPECDSSKIHSCMECIMLSPHYTAPEAWEPVKKSLNLFWDDGIGISPESDAWSFGCTLVEMCTGAIPWAGLSAEEIYRAVVKAKKQPPQYASVVGGGIPRELWKMIGECLQFKPSKRPTFNAMLAIFLRHLQEIPRSPPASPDNDFVKGSVSNVTEPSPVPELEVPQDPNRLHRLVSEGDVTGVRDFLAKAASENGSNYISSLLEAQNADGQTALHLACRRGSAELVETILEYEEANVDVLDKEGDPPLVFALAAGSHECVRSLIKRNASVRSRLRDGFGPSVAHVCAYHGQPDCMRELLLAGADPNAVDDEGESVLHRAVAKKFTDCALVIVENGGCRSMAILNSKNLTPLHLCVATWNVSVVKRWVEVANADEIAEAIDIPSPIGTALCMAAASKKDHEIEGRDLVRILXEDSQNGRTALHTAAMTDDVDLVQVILAAGVDVNIRNVHNSIPLHLALARGAKACVGLLLAAGADYNLQDDDGDNAFHIAAETAKMIRENLDWLIVMLMNPDADIEVRNHSGKTLRDILEALPREWISEDLMEALMNRGVHLSSTIFEVGDWVKFKRTVTTPTYGWQGARAKSVGFVHSVPDRDNLIVSFCSGDVHVLTNEVVKVVPLDRGQHVQLKEDVKEPRFGWRGQSRDSIGTVLCVDDDGILRVGFPGASRGWKADPAEMERVEEFKVGDWVRIRPTLTSAKHGLGSVTPGSIGIVYCIRPDSSLLIELSYLPNPWHCEPEEVEHVPPFRIGDRVCVKRSVAEPRYAWGGETHHSVGKISEIENDGLLIIEIPNRPIPWQADPSDMEKVEDFKVGDWVRVKASVSSPKYGWEDITRNSIGVIHSLEEDGDMGVAFCFRSKPFSCSVTDVEKVPALEVGQEIHVMQSVSQPRLGWSNETPATVGKIVRIDMDGALNVRVAGRQSLWKVSPGDAERLPGFEVGDWVRSKPSLGTRPSYDWNSVGRESLAVVHSVQDSGYLELACCFRKGKWITHYTDVEKVHSFKVGQYVRFRSGLVEPRWGWRGAQPESQGIITSIHADGEVRVSFFGLPGLWKGDPSDLQTEKIFEVGEWVRLKENTNNWKSIGPGSVGVVQGIGYEGDEIDRSTFVGFCGEQEKWVGPSSHLERVDKLFVGQKVRVKHYVKQPRFGWSGHTHASIGTIQAIDADGKLRIYTPAGSKTWMLDPSEVEVVEEKELCIGDWVKVRASISTPTHHWGEVSHSSIGVVHRMEDDNLWVAFCFVERLWLCKALEMERVRPFKVGDKVRIRDGLVSPRWGWGMETHASKGQVVGVDANGKLRIRFRWREGRPWIGDPADLALDEN